A stretch of the Bacillota bacterium genome encodes the following:
- the guaA gene encoding glutamine-hydrolyzing GMP synthase, with the protein MTDRPGQELVLVLDFGGQYNQLIARRIRELNVYSEMLPYNTPLEKVLALNPKGIVFSGGPSSVYGDKAPVCDPRLFESGIPILGICYGMQLMAHLLGGQVRRAEHREYGKTELWIVDENDSLFAGLERNQTCWMSHGDLVEAPPSGFKVTARTPKAPVAAISDPQRRLYGVQFHPEVKHTPRGQDLLRHFLFDVCGCRGDWTMESFIDKTVDEVRQEVSGGQVLCALSGGVDSSVAAALVHRAIGDQLTCVFVDHGLLRKGEGEQVRRTFAEQFQMKLVYVDAQGRFLTRLAGVTDPEQKRKIIGNEFIRVFEEEARKLGAVDYLVQGTLYPDIIESGTETAAVIKTHHNVGGLPKDMRLKLIEPLKWLFKDEVRLVGQELGLPEEIVWRQPFPGPGLAVRILGEVTQDKLEILREADAIVYEEIKRAGLYREIWQSFAVLPSMRSVGVMGDERTYAYPIILRAVTSEDAMTADWARLPYDLLERISNRIVNEVRDVNRVVYDITSKPPGTIEWE; encoded by the coding sequence ATGACGGACAGGCCAGGGCAGGAACTGGTTTTAGTCCTGGATTTTGGCGGGCAGTACAACCAACTGATTGCCCGCCGCATCAGGGAACTCAATGTCTACAGTGAGATGCTGCCTTACAATACCCCGCTGGAGAAAGTCCTGGCGTTAAACCCGAAGGGGATCGTTTTTTCCGGCGGACCATCCAGTGTCTACGGCGATAAAGCCCCGGTTTGTGATCCGCGACTGTTCGAGAGCGGGATTCCAATTCTGGGAATTTGCTATGGCATGCAGTTGATGGCCCATCTCCTGGGTGGCCAGGTTAGGCGGGCGGAACACCGCGAGTACGGAAAAACCGAATTATGGATTGTCGATGAGAACGATTCATTGTTTGCCGGACTGGAGCGTAATCAGACCTGTTGGATGAGCCACGGTGATCTGGTTGAGGCTCCACCCTCTGGATTTAAAGTGACGGCCCGGACCCCGAAAGCTCCTGTGGCGGCGATTAGCGATCCCCAGCGCCGCTTGTACGGCGTTCAGTTCCACCCCGAGGTCAAGCACACGCCGCGCGGCCAGGACCTGCTCCGTCACTTCCTGTTTGACGTTTGTGGTTGCCGTGGCGACTGGACGATGGAATCATTTATTGATAAAACGGTCGATGAGGTGCGGCAGGAGGTCAGCGGTGGGCAGGTACTGTGCGCTTTAAGCGGTGGCGTAGACTCGTCGGTAGCGGCTGCTCTGGTGCACCGGGCGATTGGCGATCAGTTAACGTGTGTGTTCGTTGACCACGGCCTGCTCAGAAAAGGCGAGGGAGAGCAGGTCCGGCGAACGTTTGCCGAACAGTTCCAGATGAAGCTGGTTTATGTTGATGCTCAGGGGAGATTCCTGACGCGTTTGGCCGGGGTGACTGACCCTGAGCAAAAACGCAAGATCATCGGCAATGAATTCATCCGCGTGTTTGAAGAAGAAGCCCGAAAGCTGGGGGCGGTTGACTATCTGGTTCAGGGTACTTTATACCCTGACATCATTGAGAGCGGGACTGAGACCGCAGCCGTAATCAAAACCCACCACAACGTCGGTGGATTGCCTAAAGACATGCGGCTAAAGCTGATCGAACCACTGAAATGGTTGTTTAAAGACGAGGTAAGGCTGGTGGGACAGGAACTGGGCCTGCCGGAGGAGATCGTTTGGCGCCAGCCATTCCCCGGTCCTGGATTGGCTGTCCGGATTCTGGGCGAGGTGACCCAGGATAAACTGGAGATCCTGCGGGAAGCTGACGCGATTGTTTATGAAGAAATCAAACGGGCAGGCTTGTATCGGGAGATCTGGCAATCTTTTGCCGTGCTTCCCTCGATGCGGAGCGTTGGGGTAATGGGCGATGAGCGGACTTATGCCTATCCGATTATCTTGCGGGCGGTGACCAGTGAAGACGCGATGACAGCCGACTGGGCCAGGTTGCCCTATGACCTGCTAGAACGGATTTCGAACCGGATCGTCAACGAGGTGCGGGATGTGAACCGGGTGGTCTACGACATAACAAGTAAACCTCCAGGTACCATTGAGTGGGAATAG
- the purE gene encoding 5-(carboxyamino)imidazole ribonucleotide mutase codes for MSEKSKTTAKQTKPKPKGARPVEVGIVMGSDSDLPVMKEAAEILERFAIGYEVVIASAHRAPAKTAQYAEQAAERGLAVIIAGAGGAAHLPGVIAALTPLPVIGVPIKTAALGGVDSLYSIVQMPSGIPVATVAINGARNAGILAAQILAVRDADLRQRIQQFKADLASEVEAKAAQLAELGIEGYLNR; via the coding sequence ATGTCAGAGAAAAGTAAAACCACGGCTAAACAAACCAAACCTAAACCAAAAGGGGCCAGACCAGTCGAGGTTGGGATCGTGATGGGCAGTGATTCCGATCTACCGGTGATGAAGGAGGCGGCCGAGATTTTAGAACGATTCGCCATTGGCTACGAAGTGGTGATCGCTTCTGCCCACCGAGCTCCCGCCAAGACGGCTCAGTATGCTGAACAGGCAGCTGAACGCGGCCTGGCTGTGATCATCGCTGGAGCCGGCGGGGCGGCTCATTTGCCCGGGGTGATTGCGGCGTTGACTCCTCTGCCTGTGATCGGAGTTCCGATTAAAACAGCGGCACTAGGGGGGGTGGATTCACTTTACTCAATTGTCCAGATGCCGAGTGGCATCCCGGTGGCTACCGTAGCGATTAATGGAGCCAGGAATGCGGGCATCCTGGCCGCTCAAATTCTGGCGGTGCGTGACGCGGACCTGCGCCAGCGAATCCAGCAGTTCAAGGCAGACCTGGCCAGCGAGGTTGAAGCCAAGGCTGC